Proteins encoded together in one Venturia canescens isolate UGA chromosome 10, ASM1945775v1, whole genome shotgun sequence window:
- the LOC122417229 gene encoding uncharacterized protein, translating into MKYLALVLAGAALVVAATDGKGGARDARAATDSPADVMARNILEWIQGIYRQGVRKTRQQENNAYLPPYSTQRPPDKPRPFQPASPGPNGATGYPSYQPSYTPQNGYSPTSTPKPTYVPASQSGTNFGSSPSYNNPSTSYNPRPIATSSPRPFGGGSPGTSTTYLPPSQSPSFPSTYYPPSNPSSNYPSSGSNPTGGSPGYGYPSSNPTPGFPTPGSSPNGQNDYSYPSPSPGFPTPGGGGPSTGGRPGTSPGGSPGSSPGSQPTPGSRPQPTPGTQPQPTPGSKPQPTPGSQPTPTGPSGPTGAANEGSENAVSPDDDDLKHPPHIHNIEVQCSKTMMTIDIEFNRNFDGVIYSKGFFTDPNCRYVSQNSGQKEYSFTVSLDSCGTEFINDFEGDAGQAYLENVLVLQNEPGIQEVWDTVRRVRCLWEGNINKALTVSLSVDMLNQEIVTFSGDTATAKLDIQVGKGPFAPAANGLVKIGETMTLVVSVEGDPGFDLQVRDCVARDESSTNVVQLTDERGCILKPKLFGAFQKTNDTGNTGASIIAYAFFQAFKFPDVMDLFIECNIELCKTDCEACPDGNQQIEPGRRRRSAFYTPANSSAGALSEPVRMARGFRVILPDDLSLASSLSLEKMEETALDEISQARNVCMSYEGFYISFSLMLAILVTTTMSSAIFYTKLQRIARSKNPDVPPKW; encoded by the exons ATGAAGTACCTCGCGTTGGTACTCGCCGGTGCTGCACTGGTCGTTGCAGCAACCGATGGCAAAG GGGGAGCCCGAGACGCGAGGGCAGCTACGGATTCACCAGCTGATGTAATGGCGAGAAATATCCTCGAGTGGATCCAAGGAATTTATCGTCAGGGTGTACGAAAAA CTCGCCAGCAGGAAAACAACGCTTATTTGCCGCCATACAGCACGCAGCGGCCACCGGATAAGCCGAGGCCTTTCCAGCCGGCGTCGCCCGGTCCAAACGGCGCAACGGGTTACCCAAGTTACCAGCCATCCTACACGCCTCAGAACGGATATTCGCCAACATCGACCCCGAAGCCGACTTACGTACCGGCGAGTCAGTCGGGCACGAATTTCGGATCTTCCCCGAGTTACAATAATCCTTCGACCTCGTACAATCCACGTCCGATTGCGACGAGCTCCCCGAGACCTTTCGGAGGCGGTTCGCCAGGAACTTCCACGACTTATTTGCCACCTTCCCAGAGTCCTTCGTTCCCATCGACTTACTATCCCCCCTCGAATCCCAGCTCCAATTACCCCTCATCCGGTTCAAACCCGACCGGTGGCAGTCCGGGCTACGGTTATCCGTCCTCGAACCCAACACCGGGCTTCCCAACGCCCGGAAGCTCACCGAACGGACAAAACGACTATTCCTACCCATCGCCGAGTCCAGGTTTCCCGACGCCTGGTGGCGGTGGCCCATCGACCGGAGGGAGGCCTGGGACATCACCGGGAGGTAGCCCGGGATCGTCGCCTGGAAGTCAACCGACACCGGGAAGTAGGCCTCAACCGACTCCGGGGACTCAACCGCAACCGACGCCGGGAAGCAAACCGCAACCGACACCCGGAAGCCAGCCTACGCCGACTGGACCGAGCG GGCCAACCGGTGCAGCCAACGAGGGATCAGAAAATGCCGTCTCGCCGGATGACGACGATCTTAAGCATCCTCCTCATATTCACAACATCGAGGTTCAGTGTAGTAAGACAATGATGACGATAGATATCGAGTTCAACAGAAACTTCGACGGCGTCATTTATTCCAag GGTTTCTTCACCGATCCGAACTGCCGATACGTGTCTCAAAACTCCGGTCAAAAAGAATATTCTTTCACGGTTAGTCTCGACTCTTGTGGCACCGAGTtcatcaacgatttcgagggCGACGCGGGCCAAGCGTATTTGGAAAACGTTTTAGTGCTGCAG AACGAGCCGGGCATCCAAGAGGTCTGGGACACTGTTCGTCGCGTACGATGTCTGTGGGAGGGAAACATAAACAAAGCACTGACTGTGAGTCTCTCGGTGGACATGCTGAACCAAGAGATCGTGACATTCAGCGGGGACACAGCCACCGCGAAGCTCGATATTCAAGTGGGTAAAGGTCCGTTCGCGCCTGCTGCTAATGGTCTCGTAAAGATTGGAGAAACGATGACTCTCGTTGTTTCCGTCGAGGGTGATCCTGGCTTCGATCTTCAG GTCCGTGACTGCGTGGCTCGCGACGAAAGCTCAACGAACGTGGTCCAGTTGACGGACGAGCGTGGCTGCATATTGAAGCCGAAGCTCTTCGGAGCTTTCCAGAAAACGAATGACACCGGAAACACCGGTGCCTCCATAATCGCGTACGCCTTTTTCCAAGCTTTCAAATTCCCCGATGTGATGGATCTGTTCATCGAATGCAacatcgaactttgcaaaaccGACTGCGAGGCCTGTCCCGATGGGAACCAACAGATCGAGCCGGGCCGCAGAAGACGATCGGCCTTTTACACCCCGGCGAATTCGAGCGCCGGAGCCCTCTCCGAGCCCGTAAGAATGGCTCGAGGTTTCCGTGTCATTCTGCCCGACGATTTGAGCCTCGCGTCGAGTTTGTCCTtggaaaaaatggaggaaacAGCGTTGGACGAAATAAGCCAAGCGCGAAATGTTTGCATGAGCTACGAAGGCTTTTACATCTCATTTTCTCTCATGCTTGCTATTCTCGTCACGACAACCATGAGCTCCGCTATTTTTTACACGAAACTTCAGAGAATTGCCAGATCGAAAAATCCTGATGTACCTCCAAAGTGGTAA
- the HemK2 gene encoding methyltransferase N6AMT1: METPIVRLSEEELERVYEPAEDSYLLIDALELDLEKLKLSKPSLCLEIGSGSGIVSTALALAAAKSWPSYFVAIDLNPEACKITKRTGRENNIDLEVVRMDLASALSKRHTFDLIIFNPPYVVTESREIEDVEMITRAWAGGKKGREVMDRLFANIPQLLTDHGLFYLLVLRENEPNEIITIFEAFQMSGEIIVERKIRGEHLYVIRFTKVPLEAESSL; encoded by the coding sequence atggaaactcCGATAGTGCGATTGTCGGAGGAGGAACTCGAGAGGGTCTACGAGCCTGCAGAGGACTCGTACTTGTTGATAGACGCTCTGGAGCTGGATTTGGAGAAATTGAAGTTGAGCAAGCCGAGTTTGTGTCTGGAGATCGGGAGTGGTTCCGGAATAGTTTCAACAGCATTGGCACTAGCCGCAGCGAAATCATGGCCCTCGTACTTTGTGGCGATCGACCTGAATCCCGAAGCATGCAAAATAACTAAAAGAACTGGAAGAGAAAATAATATCGACCTCGAAGTCGTTCGAATGGATTTGGCGAGTGCTCTTTCCAAGCGTCACACGTTCGACCTCATAATATTCAATCCACCGTACGTGGTGACGGAGTCTCGAGAGATCGAGGACGTTGAAATGATCACGAGAGCTTGGGCAGGTGGGAAAAAAGGTCGAGAAGTCATGGATCGATTGTTTGCCAATATTCCTCAATTGCTTACCGATCACGGGCTATTTTACTTGCTGGTTTTACGAGAAAACGAACCGAACGAAATAATCACTATTTTCGAAGCTTTTCAAATGTCCGGAGAGATAATCGTCGAGAGAAAAATCCGAGGTGAACACCTGTACGTAATTCGCTTCACGAAGGTACCGCTCGAAGCTGAAAGCTCGTTATAA
- the Snapin gene encoding SNAPIN protein homolog: MDVDTASDNTSIDDKTEDFCENPTRDALTEGLMSLLKPTVDQLDERIRATRISQIELKQQIESLTEELVKISEFLQCPFEVDGYVKKLVNAKHRVTIVSNILQTTQERLNKVHESVERDTSKRKALLDSSSMYEAARSSAEVKKEGRAEVSHESTGEKEAATEVPETTSSTSQNSETENPEGKNPGTQD; this comes from the exons ATGGACGTGGACACGGCGAGTGACAATACTTCAATAGACGACAAAACCGAGGATTTTTGCGAAAATCCAACGAGAGATGCTCTGACCGAAGGTCTTATGAGCCTTTTGAAACCCACCGTCGATCAACTGGACGAGAGAATTCGAGCGACGAG AATAAGCCAAATCGAGCTGAAACAACAAATAGAGTCGTTGACAGAAGAGCTTGTCAAAATATCAGAATTTCTTCAATGTCCCTTCGAGGTGGATGGTTATGTGAAGAAACTCGTCAATGCAAAGCACAGAGTGACAATAGTCAGCAATATATTGCAAACGACGCAAGAACGATTGAACAAGGTACACGAATCTGTAGAACGTGACACTTCCAAGAGGAAAGCCCTTCTGGACAGTAGTTCCATGTACGAAGCAGCTAGGAGCTCCGCAGAGGTGAAAAAAGAGGGAAGAGCAGAAGTGAGTCACGAGAGCACAGGAGAAAAAGAAGCGGCGACCGAAGTTCCGGAGACCACGAGCTCCACGAGCCAAAACTCAGAGACGGAAAATCCAGAGGGCAAAAATCCAGGGACTCAGGATTAA